Proteins encoded by one window of Hyla sarda isolate aHylSar1 chromosome 13, aHylSar1.hap1, whole genome shotgun sequence:
- the LOC130297655 gene encoding tripartite motif-containing protein 60-like: protein MATIDLREELSCSICMNVFTDPVTLPCGHNFCQVCISRTWDNQTEGEHTCPECMERFSKRPQVRRNLRMSNIAKSFLYTEDKQEEYGVFCTYCIYSYVPAVKSCLMCEASLCNGHLRVHSRSAHHTLDDLLISSGRKMCSVHKQLLDYYCFQDSCCICASCLENKHKDHQVEPLEKALAKKKEEFKEVLTTLTRRQEEIDGQLSELHEKMNELRDKAILITNGVRSIFEEVKKTLKALKKQMMNEIRVSEEKALLCISDLIHHLKAEMDELCSKKFHMSELAIKTDPLTVLQHSTDNLISETMKVLSNGCHGNVDDEMDLDEDRLLEILKTGLSDIVTSIKGRITLVTADNLLLDVNMAANNVHISRDLKTICWTVEHQDYPESSERFQTCQTLSTQNFIKGQHCWEVETSETGNWIIGAAYPSIKRDKRLSYVGNNDKSWGLKRHNNIYVLKHNQVKIPLSGVRCQKFRIFLDYEAGQLSFYELQDPEVHLHTFSTTFNEPLHAAFWVWNGWVRIKD from the coding sequence ATGGCGACCATAGACCTACGAGAAGAGTTGTCCTGCTCCATCTGTATGAATGTCTTCACAGATCCGGTGACGCTGCCATGTGGACACAACTTCTGCCAGGTGTGTATCTCAAGAACCTGGGACAACCAGACGGAAGGAGAACACACATGTCCCGAATGTATGGAAAGGTTCAGTAAACGACCCCAAGTCCGAAGGAACCTTCGAATGAGCAACATAGCAAAAAGTTTCCTCTATACTGAAGATAAACAGGAGGAGTATGGAGTGTTCTGCACCTACTGTATTTACTCCTATGTACCTGCTGTCAAGTCCTGCCTCATGTGTGAAGCTTCTCTTTGTAATGGCCACCTAAGAGTTCACAGCAGGTCAGCACATCATACCTTGGATGATCTGCTCATTTCTTCTGGACGTAAAATGTGTTCAGTCCACAAGCAGCTCCTGGACTATTACTGCTTCCAGGACAGTTGTTGTATCTGTGCTTCCTGTCTGGAGAACAAACACAAGGATCATCAGGTAGAACCATTGGAGAAAGCCTTGGCCAAAAAGAAGGAGGAATTTAAAGAAGTTCTAACTACATTGACCAGAAGGCAAGAAGAAATTGATGGACAACTGTCTGAACTGCATGAGAAGATGAACGAACTGCGAGACAAAGCCATCCTGATCACTAATGGAGTAAGGTCCATAtttgaagaggttaaaaaaacatTGAAAGCCTTAAAGAAGCAAATGATGAATGAGATACGTGTATCGGAAGAGAAGGCGTTGCTCTGCATCTCTGATCTAATCCACCATCTGAAGGCAGAGATGGATGAACTGTGTAGCAAAAAGTTTCATATGAGTGAGCTGGCCATCAAGACAGACCCATTGACTGTCCTACAGCATTCCACAGACAATCTCATTTCTGAAACCATGAAGGTTCTTTccaatggttgccatggcaatgtTGATGATGAAATGGATCTGGATGAAGATCGTCTCCTAGAAATTCTGAAGACAGGTCTGTCTGATATTGTGACTAGTATAAAAGGTAGGATTACATTGGTCACAGCTGATAACCTATTATTGGATGTAAACATGGCTGCCAATAATGTACATATATCCAGAGATCTGAAAACAATATGCTGGACGGTGGAACACCAGGACTATCCGGAATCTTCTGAGAGATTCCAGACTTGTCAAACTTTGAGCACCCAGAACTTTATCAAGGGACAACACTGCTGGGAAGTGGAAACCAGCGAAACTGGGAACTGGATTATCGGGGCGGCGTATCCCAGTATAAAGCGAGACAAGCGCCTGTCATATGTGGGGAACAATGACAAGTCCTGGGGTCTAAAAAGACATAATAACATCTACGTGCTGAAACATAATCAGGTCAAGATCCCCTTGTCTGGTGTACGCTGTCAGAAGTTCAGGATCTTTTTGGATTATGAGGCTGGGCAGTTGTCCTTCTATGAGCTGCAGGACCCGGAGGTGCACTTACACACCTTCTCCACCACCTTCAACGAGCCCCTCCATGCTGCATTCTGGGTGTGGAATGGCTGGGTGAGGATAAAGGACTAA